From a single Rutidosis leptorrhynchoides isolate AG116_Rl617_1_P2 chromosome 5, CSIRO_AGI_Rlap_v1, whole genome shotgun sequence genomic region:
- the LOC139849746 gene encoding uncharacterized mitochondrial protein AtMg00810-like, with protein sequence MSMFANEFAMKDLGSLSYFLGVSVVKNAQGLFLSQESYAQDILIRAGMATCHTVKTPVDTNGKLSSSNVAPYSNPTEFRSLAGALQYLTFTRPDISYAVQQICLHMHDPKDSHMQALRRILRYIRGTLSHGLQLTRTSVSTLVSYTDTDWGGCPDTRRSTSGYCVFLRENLISWSAKRQPIVSRSSAEAEYRGVANVISESCWLRNLLLELRCPVPKATIVFCDNVSAIFLSVNPVQHQRTKHIEMDIHFIREKVVRGQVRIIHVPTRF encoded by the coding sequence ATGTCAATGTTTGCAAACGAATTTGCAATGAAAGACCTCGGGTCTCTAAGTTACTTCTTGGGCGTGTCTGTTGTTAAAAATGCCCAGGGTCTGTTTTTAAGCCAAGAATCATATGCACAAGATATCTTAATTCGAGCAGGGATGGCAACATGTCACACGGTTAAAACACCAGTAGATACGAATGGCAAACTGAGCTCTTCAAATGTAGCTCCCTACTCGAATCCAACAGAATTTCGAAGTCTTGCCGGTGCACTCCAATACTTAACATTCACCCGACCCGATATTTCATACGCCGTTCAACAAATTTGTTTACATATGCACGATCCTAAAGACTCTCATATGCAGGCACTCAGAAGGATACTTAGATACATTCGTGGTACCCTTTCTCATGGACTACAGTTAACTCGTACTTCTGTCTCCACTCTTGTGTCCTATACCGATACCGATTGGGGAGGTTGCCCCGATACACGACGTTCTACATCCGGTTATTGTGTCTTCTTGCGTGAAAATTTGATTTCTTGGTCCGCAAAACGCCAACCAATTGTATCACGCTCTAGTGCCGAAGCTGAATATCGGGGAGTTGCCAATGTCATTTCTGAATCATGTTGGCTTCGAAATCTCTTACTAGAATTACGATGTCCAGTACCTAAAGCAACCATTGTTTTTTGTGACAATGTTAGCGCCATCTTCTTATCAGTTAATCCTGTACAACACCAACGGACTAAACACATTGAAATGGACATTCACTTCATTCGAGAAAAGGTAGTTCGTGGTCAGGTTCGCATAATTCATGTCCCGACACGGTTTTAA